The proteins below come from a single Gimesia chilikensis genomic window:
- a CDS encoding class I SAM-dependent methyltransferase codes for MAFTLEQVVPWGRSFEEYRAMFDLGEAELSQRILGCGDGPASFNATLTRQGGAVVSVDPLYAFSAEEIGQRIDETFETVLQQTRENAGEFVWEQIRSVEELGEIRRAAMQEFLADYPTGKAQGRYREAALPVLPFEEAAFDLAVCSHFLFLYSVHFSLEFHLASLRELCRVAREVRVFPLLELGARPSRYREPVVAQLSAEGYDVQIRRVPYEFQKQGNEMLVVSVP; via the coding sequence ATGGCATTTACTCTGGAGCAGGTGGTTCCCTGGGGGCGTTCGTTTGAGGAATATCGGGCGATGTTTGACCTGGGGGAGGCGGAACTCTCTCAACGGATTCTGGGTTGCGGGGACGGGCCGGCCAGTTTTAATGCGACGCTGACGCGGCAGGGGGGCGCGGTGGTCTCGGTGGATCCGTTGTATGCATTCTCTGCTGAGGAGATCGGTCAGCGGATTGACGAGACGTTCGAGACCGTATTACAGCAGACGCGGGAGAACGCGGGTGAGTTTGTCTGGGAACAGATTCGCTCGGTTGAAGAACTGGGAGAGATCCGCAGAGCTGCGATGCAGGAGTTTCTGGCCGACTATCCGACGGGGAAGGCGCAGGGGCGCTACCGGGAGGCGGCGTTGCCTGTGTTGCCGTTTGAGGAGGCTGCCTTTGATCTGGCGGTCTGCTCGCACTTTCTGTTTCTGTACAGCGTGCACTTTTCCCTGGAGTTTCATCTGGCTTCCCTCAGGGAGTTATGCAGGGTGGCTCGCGAGGTCCGTGTGTTTCCGTTGCTGGAACTGGGGGCGAGGCCGTCACGGTATCGCGAACCGGTCGTGGCACAACTGTCCGCGGAGGGTTATGATGTGCAGATCAGACGCGTGCCTTACGAGTTTCAGAAACAGGGAAACGAAATGCTGGTGGTTTCGGTTCCTTAA